The Bosea sp. AS-1 region AAGGCGGGGCCAGGCTGACGCCGGACCGGACGCTCGACTTCACCGGCCTCGACCTCGCCCGGCCCTGGCTGGTCAATGGCGGCGTCGGGGCGAGGGACGCCAAGCCGCTGTTCAGCGTGAAGCGCGGCACGCCGATCGTGATGGCGATCGACAACCGCACGGCCTTCATCCAGCCGCTGCATGTGCATGGCCACGCCTTCCGGCTGCTGCATCCGCTCGACGACGGCTGGGAGAACTATTTCCTCGATACGGTGCAGATCCCCGAAGGCAAGAAGCGGCACATCGCCTTCATCGCCGAGAATCCCGGCCGCTGGCTGATCTCCTCCACGGTACTGGAACGCTTCGATCTCGGGCTATGGGGCTGGTTCGAGGTGACGTGAGGCGCTTACCCGGCCCTCACAACCCCAGCCGCTCGACCACGTCCTGCACGATCGCGTCCTTGCTGTCCTCGACCGAGACGACGAGCGGCCGCTCGTCGGGCCCGGGCTCCTGCAAGGTGGCGAACTGGCTGTCGAGCAGCGCCGGCGGCATGAAGTGATGCTGGCGGGCGGCCATGCGCCGGCCGATCAGTTCGCGCGAGCCCTTGAGATAGACCAGCACGACATCCGGCCGGTCGCCGATGATGACGTCGCGATAGACCTTCTTCAGCGCCGAGCAGGTGACAATGCCGTGCGCGCCCTTGCCTCGCAGATCGTCGACCCAGGCCGCGATGGCCGCGAGCCAGGGCTTGCGGTCCTCGTCGGTCAGCGGCGTGCCGCCGGCCATCTTGGCGACGTTCTCAGGGGGGTGGAAGGAATCCGCATCGCGGAAGGGCCAGCCGAGGCGCGCGGCAAGCCGCTCGCCGAGCGAGGTCTTGCCCGAGCTGGCGACGCCCATGATGACGATGACGGCCGGTCGACCGCCCTTCTTTTCCGTGCTCACGCGGCTCAGCCCTGCTTTTTCGGCTCGACATGGCCGCCGAAGCCGGCGCGCATGGCGGAAAGGATCTTCTCGCCGAAGGTGTGGTCGACGCGCGAGCGGAAGCGGGCGAACAGCGCCGAGGTCAGCACCTCGGCCGGCGTCGCCGTCTCGACCGCCGCATCGACCGTCCAGCGACCCTCGCCCGAATCCGAGACGTTGCCGGTATAGGCGGAGAGTTCCTCGTCGGCGGCCAGCGCCTCGGCGGTCAGGTCGAGCAGCCAGGAGGTGACGACCGAGCCGCGGCGCCAGACCTCGGCGATCTCGGCAACGTCGAAGTCGAAGCCGTAATCGGCCGGCAGGCCTTCCTTGGCGGAGGCGTTGCGCAGCAGGTCGAAGCCCTCTGCGAAGGCCTGCATCATGCCGTATTCGATGCCGTTATGGACCATCTTGACGAAATGGCCTGAGCCGGTCGGGCCGCAATGCAGATAGCCCTGCTCGCTCGTCGGGTTGCGTCCCTCGCGATGCCTGGTCGGCTCGACCTCGCCCTTGCCGGGCGCGAGCACCTTGAAGATCGGCTCCAGCCGGTCGAAGGCCTCCTTCGCGCCGCCGATCATCAGGCAATAGCCGCGCTCCAGCCCGTGCACGCCCCCGGAAGTGCCGACATCCATGTAATGGATGCCCTTGGCCGCCAGTTCCTTGCCGCGGCGGACGTCGTCCTTCCAGAATGCGTTGCCGCCGTCGATCAGCACGTCACCCTCGCCGACGAGGCCGGCGAGCTCGGCGAGCGTGCCTTCGGTGATCTTGCCGGCCGGGAGCATCACCCAGATCGCACGCGGTGCCTTCAGCTTGGCGACCATGTCCTTGAGGTCGGAGGCCACGACCGCGCCATCAGCGGCGAGCGCCTGCCCCGGTTTCGGATCGCGATCATAGACCACGCATTCATGACCGGCGCGCATCAGCCGGCGCACGATGTTGCCCCCCATCCGGCCGAGGCCGATCACTCCGAGCTGCATGTCACGTCACTCCTGCCGGAAAGCCGGCTCTCTTGCCTGCTTGAAGCATGGCGGCCGCGGGCGGAGCAAGCGGAAGGCCGGTTCAACGCGCCCCAGCGGCGCGATCCTGCAAGCGCCGCCAGCGGCCCGGTGTGACGCCGTAGGCGCGGTGGAACTGGCGGGTCAGATGGCTCTGGTCGGCGAAACCGCAGGCGACTGCGACCTCCGCCGGCGCCGTTCCGAGCGCGAGAAGCCCGCGCGCCCGGCCAAGGCGACGCATGACGAGGTAATTATAAGGGCTCGTCCCGAAAGCCGCGCGGAATTGCCGCGCCAGGGTGAAGCGGTCGAGCCCGGTCAGCCTCTCCAGCGCGTCGCTGGCAACTGCCGTTTCGAGATGGCTGTCGAGATAGTCACGCGCTCGCTCCAGCGCCGGGCGGTCGAGCCGCTGCCGGCGCAGGCCTGTCGCGGACGGATCAGCCGCGGCAAGCGCGTCGGCCAGGGGCACGACCATGTCGTCGAGCCCAAGCCCCTCGAGCGGGGCATCGAGATCGCGCAATGCGCGGGTGATGGCAGCGACCAGCCGTGCATCCTGCGAGACCGCCGCCGGAACGAAAGGCAGGCTGCGGCCGACCTCGCCCATCGCCTCACGGATCAGCCGCGGCTCGACATACATCATCCGATAGCGAAAGCCCTCGGCGATGCCGGAACGGCCGTTATGGACCTCGTCGGGATGGATCACGATCGCGTGGCCGCTCAGGCTGTCGCGCCGCGAGCCCCGGTAGTCGAAGGACTGCACGCCGGAGAGCGTCAGACCGAAGGCATAGGTGTCGTGGCGGTGCGGATCATAGGCGTAGCCATGGAAGAAGGCCTCGATGCGCTCGATGCCTGCCGCGCCGGTGCCGAGCCGTACCCAGTCCGCGGCACCCGGCTTGCACGATCGTTCAAGACTGGCCTTTCCGGCCTCGGCTAACGCTCCGTCCATGCGTTACGATACCAAGATCGCCATCGTGGTGCGCGAGAATCTCGCGACCTGGCAAAAACTCAATGTCGCGAGCTTCCTCGCCGGCGGGCTCGTCGGCGCCGCGCCGGAGCTGGCGGGAGAGCCCCATCAGGACGGCTCCGGCCGGTTCTACGGCCCGCTGATCCGGCAGCCCGTCCTGATCTTCGCTGCGACGACGGAGGAGCTGAAACAGGTGCTCCAGCGCGCGCAGGGCCGCAGCGTCAGGGCGCATCTCTATACCAACGAGCTGTTTTCCACCGGAAACGACATCGACAACCGTGCCGCCGTGGCGGCAGTCGCGACGGCCGATCTCGACCTCGTCGGTCTCGGGCTCCATGGCGAGCGCAAGGACATCGACAAGATCATCAAGGGCCTCAAGCTCCACGGCTGAATCTCCACCTCCGGGGCCGCTCTCCACGGAAGTCTATTTTTGCCATTTACGAGCAGGAGAGAATCGCCTTAGCCTCCCTCTTGTCGGTAACAACTGAAAGGAGGTGATCCAGTGTCTCATTGTCATCAACCGCTGGTGCAAGGCGGCCGGACCTGGACCTCTTCTTGCTGGGGTTTCTGTTCCGCGTGAGTTTTCGCACCTTTGATCCGGTTCGCTGGATCGCGGTTCGACAATGGAAGGGCTGTCCGCAAGGACGGCCCTTCTTGCTTTTCGGCTTGGGCGATCGTCAGCTATCGCCGCCCGATCAAATCTCGGCGCGAAACGTCTTTCCAAGCTTCTCCGCGAAGCCGAAATAGTGCCGGAACACATAGAATAGCGGGTTCCAGCGCGCGGTATCGATATGGTTGGTTCCCGGGACCACGATCTCGCGATGGGCATGCACGCGAACGACGTCGAGCTCGACGATCCGCATGCCCTGCTCGTTCGCCCCATCAGGCCGCTCGCCATGGAGCCCGACGAGCTTCGCCTCGAACTGCAAGGGGCACTCCCGGATGCGCGGCGGCGAGACCAGCTCTGACGGGCTGGGGCTGAAGCCGCCGAGCGCGAATTTGTCGGCGGCATGCACGAAGCCCATCGCCGCCTTGTGCGCCGGAACGGGGTCGCGCCCCGTCGTATGCGCAATCTTCTCGACCTTGTACCAGAGATCGGCAGAGGCGAAGTTCAGCGTGCACACGCCTTCACGCAAGAGGTTCGCGACGCCATGGCCGGCGCCGGCGAGGCCAAGCACGATGCGTGTACCGAGCGCCCAGGCGGAAGACATCGGCGTGATGTTGGCCGAGCCGTCGGCGTTCCGCGTGACGACAAGGACGACCGGAGTTCCGAAATAGAGGACCGAGGGCGTGATCGTGACGGTTTCCGTTCCCGGATGATCTGCGGCCGTCGGCTTGGTCAGGGAAAGCATCGGAGTCGAACCTTCTGATTGCGAGGCCGATCTCTTTATTCCCGCCGCGGCGCCGGTTGTTACGGCAATGGCCGTAGCATCGGCGGGGCTCGGCGCGCCATTGTGCTGGCGGCTCGCGCCCCGGCATGCCAAAAGACCGACGTGACCTCTTTCGTTCCGCTGCCCAACCCGTCCGTCGGCCATGCCCATCTCCGCTCCTGAGCCGAGCCGCGAGGCGATCCTCGACTTCATCGAGGAGGAGCGCGCCGCCGGCCGCGAGGTCGGCCGGCGCGAGATCGCGCGCGCCTTCAGCCTCGACCAGGGCGGCAAGATCTGGCTGAAGCGCCTGCTCCGCGAGATGGAGCAGGAGGGCGAGATCGGCGGCGACGGCAAGGAACGGCCGGTGCATCCGCGCGGTGCCTTGCCCCCGGTCCTGCTCTGCGAGATCAAGTCACGCGATCGCGATGGCGACCTCGTCGCCCAGCCGCTCGAATGGGACGAGAACGACCAGGGCGCGCCGCCGCGGATCCTGATCGAGAACCGGCGCGAAGGTCGGCGCAAGCCTCGGGATGCGAAACCCGCCCCCGGTGTCGGCGACCATGCCCTGCTCAAGCTGACGCGGCTGCGCGGCGTCGACGGCTACGCCTATTCCGGCCACGTGCTGAAGGTGATGGGCAAGGCGAAGGCCGCCGTGCTCGGCATCTTCCGTGCCCTGCCCGATGGCTCGGGCCGGCTGGTACCAATCGACAAGAAGGCGCAGGGGCGCGAAGCACTCATCCCGAAGGGCCGCACGGGCGACGCGCAGGACGGCGACCTCGTCTCGGTCAGTTTGCGCCGCGAGAGCCGTTTCGGCCCGCCGGAAGCGCAGGTGCGCGAGCGGCTGGGCTCGATCAAGTCGGAGCGTGCCGTCAGCCTGATCGCGATCCACGCCCACGGCATCCCGCATGAATTCCCGCCGGCCGCCCTGCAGGAAGCGGCCGAGGCGCCGCTTGCGACGCTGAAAGGGCGCGAGGATTGGCGCGAACTGGCTCTCGTCACCATCGACCCGGCCGACGCCAAGGACCATGACGACGCGGTCCATGCCGCGCCGGACGAGAACCCCGACAACCCCGGTGGCTTCGTCGTCACCGTCGCCATCGCCGATGTCGCAGCCTATGTCCGCCCCGGCTCGGCGCTCGACCGCGAGGCGCTGGAACGCGGCAACTCGGTCTATTTCCCCGACCGCGTCGTGCCGATGCTGCCGGAGCGGATCTCGAACGATCTCTGCTCGCTGCGCGAGAACGAGGACCGGCCGGCCATGGCGGTCCGTCTCGTGCTCAAGGCCGACGGCTCGAAGAAGAGCCACTCCTTCCACCGCGTACTGATGCGCTCGGCGGCAAAGCTCTCCTACCAGCAGGCGCAAAGCGCCATCGACGGCAAGCCCGACGAAAAGACCGCAGCAATCCGCGAGAGCGTGCTGATGCCGCTCTGGGCGGCCTATGGCGTGGCGGCGCGCGCCCGCGACCAGCGCCAGCCACTCGACCTCGACCTGCCCGAGCGCAAGCTGATCCTCAAGGCCGACGGCTCGGTCGAGCGCGTCATCGTGCCTGAGCGGCTGGCGGCGCACCGGCTGATCGAGGAATTCATGATCCTCGCCAATGTGGCGGCCGCTGAGACACTGGAGAAGGCCGGGAGCCTCCTGATCTACCGCAGCCATGACGAACCCTCGCTGGAGAAGATGCGAGCGCTCGGCGAGGTGCTGGCCTCGATCGGCATCAAGCTGCCGAAGGACGGGGTGTTGAGGCCGGTTCTGTTCAACCGCATCCTGGCGATGATCAAGGGCTCGGAGAACGAGACGCTGATCAACGAGGTGGTGCTGCGCACGCAGGCCCAGGCTGAGTATGTCGCTGAGAATTACGGGCATTTCGGTCTCAATCTGCGCCGCTACGCCCATTTCACCTCACCGATCCGGCGCTATGCCGACCTGATCGTGCATCGGGCGCTGATCACCGCGCTCAAGCTCGGCGATGACGGCTTGCCGAAGAACACGACGCTGGCGGAATTGCGCGAGATCGCGACCCGCATCTCGGCCGCGGAGCGGCGCGCGATGGCGGCCGAGCGCGAGACCACCGACCGGTTGATCGCACATTTCCTCGCCGACCAGATCGGCGCGAGTTTCGACGGGCGCATTGGTGGCGTGAACAAGGCCGGCCTGTTCGTGAAGCTGGACGACACCGGCGCCGATGGCTTCATCCCGGCCTCGACGCTCGGCGGCGACTACTACCGCTATGACGAGGCCGCCCACGCGCTGATCGGTGACCGCACCGGCGAAAGCTGGCGGCTCGGCGACAGGGTGCATGTGAAGCTGGTCGAAGCGGCGCCCGTCGCCGGCGCGCTGCGCTTCGAGCTGCTCTCGGCCGGGCGGACTGTGGCGACAGGCCGCGCTGGCCAGCGCCGCCGCGGCGCGCCATATGGAGACAGCCGGCCCGCGGCCCCCTTCGGCCGCAAGAGCAAGGCCGGAAAGAGCAACGCTGGGCCTGGCAGAGCGAAGCCGGGCAAGAGCAGGCCCGGCAAGAGGCGATGATGGGCGTTCAGTTTCATGGCTCGGCCGGCGAGGCGGTCACGCGCGACTGGCGCCAGGCGATCATGCGCGGCCTCAGGGGCCATTGCCCCCGTTGCGGCGAGGGCCGGCTGTTCCGCGCTTTCCTCAAGCCGGTCGATCGCTGCGAGAGCTGCGGCGAGGAACTGCACCACCAGCGTGCCGACGACCTGCCGCCCTATGTCGTCATCACCATCGTCGGCCACATCATCGTCGGCGGGCTTCTGCTTGCCGAGAAATATGGCGATTGGCCCATGTGGTGGCATATGGCGCTGTGGCCGGCGCTGACGGTCATTCTCTCGATCGCGCTGATGCAACCCGTCAAAGGCGGCGTCGTCGGCCTGCAATGGGCGTTGCGCATGCACGGCTTCGGCGGCGAAGCCGACCAGCCGGAGCGCCAACCCCTGCCTCCTCGCGGAAGACAGCCATGACCGATCATACCGTGACATTGACGCAGGCCGAGCGCGCGCGGGTCTCGACCAACCAGCGGCCCAAGGACGCCGCGACGATGCTGATCATCGATCGCACCAGCGCCCGGCCGAAGGTTCTGATGGGCAAGCGCCATGAGAGCCACAAGTTCATGCCGGGCAAATACGTTTTCCCCGGGGGGCGGCTCGACGACGGCGACCGGCGCATGGTGGCGACCGGCGCCCTCCCGCAGATTTGCGAGGACAGGCTGCTCAAGCGGGCTGTGCGGCCCAGCATCGGCAAGGCGCGCGCGCTGGCGCTGGCAGCGATTCGCGAGACCTTCGAGGAAACCGGGCTGCTCTTCGGCACGGGCGAATTCGGCGCGCCCGAGATCGCCCCCGAGGGCAGCTGGAGCGACTTCGCCCGGCACGGTATCTTCCCGGATCTCTCCACCATCACCTTCGTCGCCCGCGCGATCACGCCGCCGCGCCGGCCGAAACGCTTCGACACGCGCTTCTTCACCATCGACGCTTCGGCGCTCGCCAAGAAGATCGACGGCGTCACCGGGCCGGATTCGGAGCTGACCGACCTCGTTTGGGTCGATTTCGACGAGGCGAAGGAGCTCGACCTGCCGACGATCACCAAGGTCATCATCCAGGAGGTCGAAGCCCGGATCGCTGGCGGCTTCGCGCCTTATCTGCCGGTACCCTTCTATTGGGAGAAGCGTGGCAGCTTCGTGCGCGAGGAACTCTGAGGCGGTCGAGGGATGCGTCGGTCTCCCGGGCGGCGCTATTCTTCCTTGACTTCGCCGGCCCTTTGCGGCATCTCCCGCGCTGACGGTTTGCCGGGCCACCCCGGCCATTTTCTTTTCTGAGGGTCCGCCAAGGCCCGCATGGTTCGAGGATAAGCCCATGGCCAAGGCCGTGACGATCAAGATCAAGCTGCTTTCGACCGCCGACACCGGCTTCTTCTACGTGACGAAGAAGAACTCGCGCACGATGACCGAGAAGATGACGAAGAAGAAGTACGACCCGGTCGCGCGCAAGCACGTCGAGTTCAAGGAAACCAAGATCAAGTAAGCCAAAGCGGCCTGACCACTTGGTTTTGCTTCTGAAAAAACCGCCCCTAACGGGGCGGTTTTTTCGTTTGGGTCACGGCACGTCCCTGCATCATCGGCCGAGGA contains the following coding sequences:
- a CDS encoding gluconokinase, encoding MSTEKKGGRPAVIVIMGVASSGKTSLGERLAARLGWPFRDADSFHPPENVAKMAGGTPLTDEDRKPWLAAIAAWVDDLRGKGAHGIVTCSALKKVYRDVIIGDRPDVVLVYLKGSRELIGRRMAARQHHFMPPALLDSQFATLQEPGPDERPLVVSVEDSKDAIVQDVVERLGL
- the gnd gene encoding phosphogluconate dehydrogenase (NAD(+)-dependent, decarboxylating) yields the protein MQLGVIGLGRMGGNIVRRLMRAGHECVVYDRDPKPGQALAADGAVVASDLKDMVAKLKAPRAIWVMLPAGKITEGTLAELAGLVGEGDVLIDGGNAFWKDDVRRGKELAAKGIHYMDVGTSGGVHGLERGYCLMIGGAKEAFDRLEPIFKVLAPGKGEVEPTRHREGRNPTSEQGYLHCGPTGSGHFVKMVHNGIEYGMMQAFAEGFDLLRNASAKEGLPADYGFDFDVAEIAEVWRRGSVVTSWLLDLTAEALAADEELSAYTGNVSDSGEGRWTVDAAVETATPAEVLTSALFARFRSRVDHTFGEKILSAMRAGFGGHVEPKKQG
- a CDS encoding AraC family transcriptional regulator, translating into MDGALAEAGKASLERSCKPGAADWVRLGTGAAGIERIEAFFHGYAYDPHRHDTYAFGLTLSGVQSFDYRGSRRDSLSGHAIVIHPDEVHNGRSGIAEGFRYRMMYVEPRLIREAMGEVGRSLPFVPAAVSQDARLVAAITRALRDLDAPLEGLGLDDMVVPLADALAAADPSATGLRRQRLDRPALERARDYLDSHLETAVASDALERLTGLDRFTLARQFRAAFGTSPYNYLVMRRLGRARGLLALGTAPAEVAVACGFADQSHLTRQFHRAYGVTPGRWRRLQDRAAGAR
- a CDS encoding DUF2000 family protein → MRYDTKIAIVVRENLATWQKLNVASFLAGGLVGAAPELAGEPHQDGSGRFYGPLIRQPVLIFAATTEELKQVLQRAQGRSVRAHLYTNELFSTGNDIDNRAAVAAVATADLDLVGLGLHGERKDIDKIIKGLKLHG
- a CDS encoding flavin reductase family protein, which gives rise to MLSLTKPTAADHPGTETVTITPSVLYFGTPVVLVVTRNADGSANITPMSSAWALGTRIVLGLAGAGHGVANLLREGVCTLNFASADLWYKVEKIAHTTGRDPVPAHKAAMGFVHAADKFALGGFSPSPSELVSPPRIRECPLQFEAKLVGLHGERPDGANEQGMRIVELDVVRVHAHREIVVPGTNHIDTARWNPLFYVFRHYFGFAEKLGKTFRAEI
- the rnr gene encoding ribonuclease R, with amino-acid sequence MPISAPEPSREAILDFIEEERAAGREVGRREIARAFSLDQGGKIWLKRLLREMEQEGEIGGDGKERPVHPRGALPPVLLCEIKSRDRDGDLVAQPLEWDENDQGAPPRILIENRREGRRKPRDAKPAPGVGDHALLKLTRLRGVDGYAYSGHVLKVMGKAKAAVLGIFRALPDGSGRLVPIDKKAQGREALIPKGRTGDAQDGDLVSVSLRRESRFGPPEAQVRERLGSIKSERAVSLIAIHAHGIPHEFPPAALQEAAEAPLATLKGREDWRELALVTIDPADAKDHDDAVHAAPDENPDNPGGFVVTVAIADVAAYVRPGSALDREALERGNSVYFPDRVVPMLPERISNDLCSLRENEDRPAMAVRLVLKADGSKKSHSFHRVLMRSAAKLSYQQAQSAIDGKPDEKTAAIRESVLMPLWAAYGVAARARDQRQPLDLDLPERKLILKADGSVERVIVPERLAAHRLIEEFMILANVAAAETLEKAGSLLIYRSHDEPSLEKMRALGEVLASIGIKLPKDGVLRPVLFNRILAMIKGSENETLINEVVLRTQAQAEYVAENYGHFGLNLRRYAHFTSPIRRYADLIVHRALITALKLGDDGLPKNTTLAELREIATRISAAERRAMAAERETTDRLIAHFLADQIGASFDGRIGGVNKAGLFVKLDDTGADGFIPASTLGGDYYRYDEAAHALIGDRTGESWRLGDRVHVKLVEAAPVAGALRFELLSAGRTVATGRAGQRRRGAPYGDSRPAAPFGRKSKAGKSNAGPGRAKPGKSRPGKRR
- a CDS encoding DUF983 domain-containing protein; translation: MMGVQFHGSAGEAVTRDWRQAIMRGLRGHCPRCGEGRLFRAFLKPVDRCESCGEELHHQRADDLPPYVVITIVGHIIVGGLLLAEKYGDWPMWWHMALWPALTVILSIALMQPVKGGVVGLQWALRMHGFGGEADQPERQPLPPRGRQP
- a CDS encoding NUDIX hydrolase, with protein sequence MTDHTVTLTQAERARVSTNQRPKDAATMLIIDRTSARPKVLMGKRHESHKFMPGKYVFPGGRLDDGDRRMVATGALPQICEDRLLKRAVRPSIGKARALALAAIRETFEETGLLFGTGEFGAPEIAPEGSWSDFARHGIFPDLSTITFVARAITPPRRPKRFDTRFFTIDASALAKKIDGVTGPDSELTDLVWVDFDEAKELDLPTITKVIIQEVEARIAGGFAPYLPVPFYWEKRGSFVREEL
- the rpmG gene encoding 50S ribosomal protein L33, which codes for MAKAVTIKIKLLSTADTGFFYVTKKNSRTMTEKMTKKKYDPVARKHVEFKETKIK